From a region of the Flavobacterium branchiarum genome:
- a CDS encoding DUF421 domain-containing protein, producing MNPYLDIVIRSASVYFFMVIALRIFGKKELSQLNTADVILILLISNAVQNAMVGSDTSLLGGLAAAAVLFVINYVLKKLTYKSKFLHNLLLEKPEVLVHNGHIDFKSLSKLNITSDELEEAMREHGVAHYKDVKLAMLEIDGTISIISQDKEHLKQTIYKRKHNHKNFQK from the coding sequence ATGAACCCCTATCTTGATATTGTTATCAGAAGTGCTTCAGTGTACTTTTTCATGGTAATTGCATTGCGTATTTTTGGAAAAAAAGAACTATCTCAGCTTAATACTGCCGATGTGATTCTGATTTTACTAATTAGTAACGCTGTTCAGAATGCTATGGTGGGGAGCGATACGAGTCTTTTGGGCGGACTTGCAGCGGCTGCGGTTTTGTTTGTCATTAACTACGTCCTCAAAAAACTTACTTATAAATCTAAATTTCTGCATAATCTTTTGCTAGAAAAACCAGAAGTATTGGTTCATAACGGACATATCGATTTTAAATCATTGAGCAAATTAAACATCACATCCGACGAACTCGAGGAAGCAATGCGCGAACATGGCGTAGCGCATTATAAAGATGTGAAATTAGCGATGTTGGAGATCGATGGCACAATTAGTATTATTTCGCAAGACAAAGAGCATTTAAAGCAAACGATATATAAACGAAAACACAATCATAAGAATTTTCAGAAGTAG
- a CDS encoding XRE family transcriptional regulator produces MTHNNSDQKIHQGRNIKRFREMLGIKQEVLAFELGEDWNQKKISLLEQKEAIETNILQQVSQILKIPVEAIENFDEEQAINIIASNFHGDAVAYAENYKCTINPIDKIIELHDEKIALYERMLKEKDEMMLRLEKLIQNK; encoded by the coding sequence ATGACACACAATAATAGCGACCAAAAAATACACCAAGGCAGAAATATAAAACGTTTCCGTGAAATGTTAGGCATAAAGCAAGAAGTACTTGCATTTGAACTTGGCGAAGACTGGAACCAAAAGAAAATATCTCTATTAGAACAAAAGGAAGCTATAGAAACCAATATATTACAACAAGTATCTCAAATACTTAAAATACCTGTAGAAGCCATTGAAAACTTTGATGAAGAACAGGCAATAAATATTATAGCTAGTAATTTTCATGGTGATGCAGTTGCATATGCAGAAAACTACAAATGTACAATCAATCCTATCGACAAAATAATCGAACTTCATGATGAGAAAATTGCTCTTTACGAACGCATGCTTAAAGAAAAAGACGAAATGATGTTGAGGTTAGAGAAGCTGATTCAAAACAAATAA